The DNA region cTTCCCTTGGCAAACTCCAGTCAACCTGAACCTACAGAAACCCCTTTTTGAAATCCACCTTCAGGTGACCTCAGAGGGCAAGGAAAGCAGAACTCCCAGGacaggatggggtggggggggtgggggcgtTCATCATGTGCCTAGGCAAGCGCCTATTGCTGTGGTGGAAAGCAAGAGGAAAGAGGTAGGGCAGGAGGTAGGGGTGAAAAGGACAAGGCCATCCACCAAAGTCTGGGCCCACTGCAGAAATAACAGGTCCCTCCTGTCTTCAACCAGAAGAGCGACAAGATGACTGACTCCCAGATGGCTGACTTTGGGGCAGCAGCCCAGTACCTCCGCAAGTCAGAGAAGGAGCGTCTGGAGTCCCAGACCAGGCCCTTTGACATCCGCACTGAATGCTTTGTGCCAGATGACAAGGAAGAGTTTGTCAAGGCCAAGATTGTGTCCCGGGAAGGGGGCAAGGTCACTGCTGAGACCGAGAATGGCAAGGTACGTGGGGCACGGTGTCAGGGCAGGGGGTAAGTTccttgggggggagggggagtgcAGGACTGGAGCCACCTATAGTGGGAATTGAAGGCCTGAGGAGAGAGCTGGGATGCAAGGTCATTTCCCTCAACAGCCCAGCATCTGAGCCTTCTCAGAGGACCCTGAGCAGATACATCAGGATGTCACCCCAGGGATGCATACCACTTGCCAAAGAGGATGCTGGAAGGGGTGCAGGGGGTTCACTGTTTCCCCCTCAGAGAGGTCTTATAGATAAAGAAGGCACAGACACACCATTAAATGAAGCTCCCTTCCCCCATCCCACagaacatggtggcacatgcctataatcccagcacttgggaggctaagacaagaggattgagagttcaaagccaacctcagtaacttagtgaggtctaagcaactcagcgagaccctgtctctaaataaaaatatttaaaggactggggatgtggctcagcgatttagtgccctgggtttaatacctggtactaaaaaagaaagaaagaaaaaaaaaagaagaagctccCCCTTTTGGCACTTGCACCcctcctctctgtgcctcagtttcctctactGGTTCCTTTTCTCAAATTCtcctcaaacaaaccaagagcCAACTCTTAGATCCAAATGAACATAGAGCAGAAACTTTTGAGCTGAAAAGTTTTGAGCTGAAATCTCAGTACTGGGGCCAGTGACTGTCACTCGGAAACCCCTGCTCCTGGCTTGCTCACTCTAGCCATGAGAATCACCACAGCTCACCGGCAGGGCTCAGAGCTGTGTGCCTCCCAGACTTGCTGACTGAATGTTGCATCCACTGAGGTGTGTAATAACGGGCCAAAACCCATGGGGCCCTTGCTTTGATTCTTATCCTGACTCTGCCACTACCTGGTCACTGTGAAGGCAAATCATTTAATTGTTGAGAACCACAGCCACCACTATAAAAAATGCTGCAATACCTACTGACAGGATCTAATGTCAGGCCATGGCAAATTAACTAATGCCAATCAAACCACACCAACAGTGGTACATGTGGTGTGTAGGGTCTGTAAGTTGTTCTTCCAGTAGGGAAAATCCTTGCCTTGAGCAAACACTGCCCTGGAACACAGACCTCAGGAGACAACTCCTGGTAACACATAAGGTGGGCACGTATCTTGGAGCTGCCAGTACCCAGGTTTGCCTCTAGATACTTAAAACATAGGGACGGGAGTGATATCATAGGGCCTGGAGAACTGGCAAAATAAAAGGGTCCTAGGACAGTCTCTAGGGTAGAGAGTCTGTGAGCAGGAAAATTATCAGGGGACTGTGTCCTGTAGTAGCTAGAAGATAGAACCCTGATGATGGAAGAGCTAGGGGAGCAGAGCCTTACTTGTCAAGCACAGGCTGGGAATTTGGTTGTCCTACCACCCATTTCCTCTCTAGACGGTGACTGTGAAGGAGGACCAGGTGATGCAGCAGAACCCACCCAAGTTTGACAAGATTGAGGACATGGCCATGCTGACCTTCCTGCACGAGCCGGCGGTGCTGTACAACCTCAAGGAGCGCTACGCAGCCTGGATGATCTATGTGAGTGGCTGCTGCACACTGCAGGGGCTCCTCGTTCTGGATGGAGGCCCTAGGAGGCCAGCAGAACCCTCTGAAACAAAGGGGATAGGGACTTTCCCAAGGGACCCAGTCTCTTCCTACCCGCTACCCCTGGTCAGCtgcagaaaaagagaaactgGCTGGAATAACTAGAAAAGCTCCTGCCTGTCACCACTGTCCATCCCAGTCTTCCTGTTTTCCCTAACCTCATGCCCAGCCCTGTCTCCTACTCCAGACCTACTCGGGCCTCTTCTGTGTCACTGTCAACCCCTACAAGTGGCTGCCAGTGTACAATGCCGAGGTGGTGGCCGCCTACCGGGGCAAGAAGAGGAGCGAGGCCCCACCTCACATCTTCTCCATCTCTGACAACGCCTATCAGTACATGCTGACAGGTGAGCCCTGCACCCGCCCTGTGCCTGTCCACCCAACCCCCAGCTGAGCCTTCAGCCCTCACTGCATtgcctctcctcttttctcttccaGATCGGGAGAACCAGTCCATCCTCATCACGTGAGCAAGTGCCATCCACCTACAGGGGAGGGGGTGATATATCCAGACTGTGGACTGCAGGGAGTGTAGAGTATTGGACTCTTTCTCAAGGGAAAATCCTATACTGTGCTGGACTCTGGTTGCTTAGACTGGGAAGGGAAAAGCAAATGCTGAGCTCTGTATGAACAACAGCAAGAATCCTGGGTTCTGATTGGTCCCTGTTATTTCTAGTGGAGAATCCGGAGCAGGGAAGACTGTGAACACAAAGCGTGTCATCCAGTACTTTGCCAGTATTGCAGCCATAGGTGACCGTGGCAAGAAGGACAATCCCAATGCAAACAAGGTGTCGTGTGGCTGACTCACAGGTTCAGAAGGGGGCGGGGCGTTGGGGGCAAAGCAGGGCTCCTGAGGGTCCACACTGTGCAGAAGACCTTGTTAGCAGGAGTCACACTCTGAAATCTGAGGTCTGACTCCCTTTGGAGCTGCAGATACACCAGCAGTTCATCCAGCCCCACCTCACCTCCCAGGGCCAGAGCAGCCTTGCTGCCCTCCCACCACCACCTAGAAGTGGACAGAGGATGAATGCCCATGGTTCTGCTCCCTTCACAGGGCACTCTGGAGGACCAGATCATCCAGGCCAACCCTGCTCTGGAAGCCTTTGGCAACGCCAAGACCGTCCGGAACGACAACTCCTCCCGCTTCGTGAGTTGTCCCTGACCACTgccaagtgacctcattcagaaTTGACAAGAGAAGGGGGTGCTGTTTTGCCAACAGTAGGCATACTCAGTTGATTGTACTGTGTCTAGCTTTGGGATATCAAcaagcatgtgcacacacacaaatcctcCCAATCCTGTCCTGGAAAGTGGCCCAGAGTCACCATAACTGTTCTCTAGCCAAGTAATAGAAATGATTTGGGTCATATTTTAGATTTCTCTTATGAGTATTTCCAAAGCTCTTCCACAATGGACATAAGAAGATAGCACAGGCTTTGGAGCCAAAGGCCTGACTCCCTGTGTTCTCAGcaagttcccacacctccctaaGCCCAATTCCTTCACTGTGAAGTGGGAGCCATGATGTCTACCTTGCATAGTACTGATGGGATTACGTGAGAGAATGTAAGAGGCATAAATGGGAGAGGTTCTCCCTGTGTCAGTCCCTGGGCTGCTGATTCCACTCACATTCCCCACTGGGCATTGGCACTGTTTCCCATTTTactgaaaatggaaaagagaTACCGAATATGTCATTTACATTCTAGAACCACCAGGGTTTCTGGGTTGAGTTGAGGTGCATGATTTCACTCTGTCCCTTCTGGCCAGTCCCCTTACGCTGTTCCATCTACCCACAGGGGAAATTCATCAGAATCCACTTTGGAGCCACTGGAAAGTTGGCTTCCGCGGACATAGAGACCTGTGAGTAACAGCAGAGAGCCTGCCCGTCCTCTGAGTCCTTCTCCTTTGCCTGCCCTCCCGGCTGCACCCTGACCTCCTCATTCCCTCCACCTTCTCTCTAGGTCGGCATCTGCTTTATgggtttagtattttttttttctttaactcagTCTTTTCCCATGGGTCTAGCTATTGCTCTGCAGGAGCCTTTCTCCCCATCTCCACCCTTCTGTTgactctcctctcttcccttgcTCTCCCACCTCACCTTTCTCCACCTTCCCCACCTCAGACCTGCTGGAGAAGTCCCGGGTGATCTTCCAGCTAAAGTCTGAGAGGAACTACCACATCTTCTACCAGATCCTGTCCAACAAGAAGCCAGAGCTGCTGGGTGAGCCCCACCTGCACCCTTGCCCCACTGCCTACCCCAAAGCCCACCTGTGTGCAGTGCGGGTCCTCCTTCCCCTCACTCTGCCCACCTGCCTgcttcccttccctctgctcaCTCTCTTCCTCCCCCGCCTGGGACCCTGAGTCTCCTGCCTCCCGCTACACTACCACACTCCTTACTCCTTCTCAATGGCTTCTTTCCACACTTCCCCTGGcacttttcttctcatttctcgttgattctctccttctcttcactcGCCTTCCCTTCTTCCACACGCCATTCCCTACtatcctccctcttccttcttgcTGAGGCCTCAGGTATGTTCCCTTCCtggacccccccccccatgtAGGTCTTCATGTCCTCTGGATTCTCTCCTTGCTCCTTGCTgatcctccttttctcttcctgctccctttcctctcctcctccattctccctccattctcctcccccttcccttccctgccccATCCCTATCTCCttgtccctgccctgccctcccttgCCTGGCACAGACATGATGCTGGTCACCAACAACCCCTACGACTACGCCTTCGTATCTCAGGGAGAAGTGTCCGTGGCCTCCATCGACGACTCTGAGGAGCTCATGGCCACTGATGTGAGTGAGGAGTCTGGGGTGGGGTTGTGAGGGCTCCTGAGAGCTCCTGGCCACTGCTCCAAcctccctctgcccctctggTTCTGTCCCAGAGTGCCTTTGACGTGCTGGGCTTCACTCCAGAGGAGAAAGCCGGTGTCTACAAGCTGACAGGCGCCATCATGCACTATGGAAACATGAAGTTCAAGCAGAAGCAGCGGGAGGAGCAGGCGGAGCCTGACGGCACAGAAGGTGAGCAGGGCAGGCGGCCAGAGGCGTTGACCAGGCCAAAGGGGCCTGTTGACTTATCATGCCAGAGACGGTCATGGGAGCTGGGCCTCCCATGCTGTATCCAAaggtccttttaaaaattcttaagaaattaGGTTGAAAACAGGCTTGTTTGGACCCCACAAGAGAATGTTTAAAGGAAATCAGGAGAAGTAGATGGTTGGAGAGCTTGGCCTTTTCTGAGGGCCAAGCCCTGAATCCAGGCTTTCTTCTCATTTAGAGCCCAGTTAGACCTCTGACCACTCACGGTCCCCAGACAGGCTGGTTCCTGAGGACCTGAGGCTTGGGGGCCAGAGGAATGGGTTGACAGGTGGGAAGGACAGAGACACAAGGGAGTTGGGCAGACAGGGAATCCTCCCATGCCCACAGCTGCACTAACTAGAAGTGATTTGAGACAGGGAGGGAGAATCTTTGTAAgtgctcactctctctttctcaaccAGATGCTGACAAGTCCTCCTACCTTATGGGGCTGAACTCAGCTGACCTGCTCAAGGGGCTGTGCCACCCTCGGGTGAAAGTGGGCAATGAGTATGTCACCAAGGGGCAGAGCGTACAGCAGGTGTACTACTCCATCGGAGCACTGGCCAAGTCAGtgtatgagaaaatgttcaactgGATGGTGACACGCATCAACGCCACCCTGGAGACCAAGCAGCCACGCCAGTACTTCATAGGAGTCCTGGACATCGCTGGCTTCGAGATCTTTGATGTGAGCCAGGGAGCCACTTGCACACTCACAGTCACTTGTGGAGGGCCAGCTATGGGTCAAGCACAGAAAGGCAGTGGCACTGACAGGGCAGTCATTGTCCCTGTCCTCAGGGCaagccctccctcccctgccttgACCTGGGAGGGGACCAGCCCCATCCCTCCTGGGCTTGGGCATGGTGCATGGCACAGCCCTGGGCTGACCCCCATGGCCACCCAGACACCTGCCTGCCTGACCTgctcctgcccctccctgcctGCAGTTCAACAGCTTTGAGCAGCTCTGCATCAACTTCACCAACGAGAAGCTGCAGCAGTTCTTCAACCACCACATGTTCGTGCTGGAGCAGGAGGAGTACAAGAAGGAGGGCATCGAGTGGGAGTTCATTGACTTTGGCATGGACCTGCAGGCCTGCATCGACCTCATCGAGAAGGTGCCTGTCCTCATCTTCCGTAACTCCGTCCTCTGCCATATCAGAAAAAGTGACAGCCCCGCTCCCTTCTGCATTCAAGAAACTAGAGTTCCCCAGAATCCTGGGTCCTTCTCCAGACCCAGCTTTCACCCACTGTGAAGTCATGGGCATACACAGGATGATCCCCTTTGGTCTTTCCCCAGGATTTCTAATcctgttctctctgtatggtGGTGGCATTTCTGTAGTAAAAGTGAAGTGTAGAGAAGGAGAGTCTCCTGGCCTCTCTCAACCCCATAAGAAGCATCTTTCATGGAAAAATCCTAGACTAAAATAGAGACATTTGGCTTCCTATCCTCTTCTGGTTCACTGAGAAATAAGCCAGTCTGCAGCCCCTCTTCTCTGTGGATGGTCCTCAGGAGAGACAGGGGAGAAGGTGAGAGCCACCTCATGCCAGTGCTGACTGCCCTCAGTGTGCCTTTGTTCTTTGCTAACACAGGCCAGAGCCTGAGTATCTCCCATCCAAGTAGTAACTAGGTCCGACCCTGCTTAGATTCTGAGACAAGAGGAGATCTGGAACATTGAGGGTGGTATGGTCACAGAGAGAGCCTGAGTATCCCACCTACACCTAGCCAGTCTCTACCTTCACAAAATGTGAGCTTCCCATAGTCTTTGAGTCATTATCCTAAAACTATGGGAAAAATGCATgagtacatacatatatacatgtatgtgtgtgtatgtgtgtgcatacgtATGTTTTTCTAGAGAGATATTCTTTGGcttaaacaaattttcaaaagcaTTCCTATACCAAGAAAAGCCAAGAACTACATTCCCTGAAAGATGGAGTGTTGTACAGAGCCTAGGTCCTTCTAATCAACCCTTGAAGCATTGCTACCTGTGTCCAGTAGATAGACGTCTGACCTGCCCCTGCAGTCTGATTCCTCTGACACTTCTGTTCCTGGCCTAGTGTCCCTGGTGCAGAGATATCAGGAAAAAATGGTCAGTGTTGTGAAGTATTGAGGCCTTGAGGGATGATTAGGAGTACATAGCTCTTTGCTGGATCCCCTGAAGCAGAAAAGGTCATACAGGCTAGATCTGAGTGTAATTGGATTTAGGTCATTTCCAGGAATATTGGCTTCTTATCCTGGGACAAGAGGTATAAGCACAGGTTCCCTTTGGCCCACCAGCAACACTGGGCTATGGAATCTTCTCGCTCAGGATGTGGGATTCTGGAAGCCTGGGAATATGCTAAGTGATTCTCTCTCCACCTTCCCACCCTGACCTCAGCCCATGGGCATCATGTCCATCCTGGAAGAGGAGTGCATGTTCCCCAAGGCTACTGACATGACCTTCAAGGCCAAGCTCTATGACAACCACCTGGGCAAGTCCAACAACTTCCAGAAGCCACGCAATATCAAGGGGAAGCAGGAAGCCCACTTCTCCCTGGTCCACTATGCTGGCACCGTGGACTACAACATCTTGGGCTGGCTGGAGAAGAACAAAGACCCACTCAATGAGACAGTGGTGGGCTTATACCAGAAGTCCTCCCTCAAGCTCATGGCCACACTCTTCTCTTCCTATGCTGCTGTTGATATTGGTAAGTAAGCAGCCCCTGCACTGAGCCAGGGGACTTTTAGAGGTGCAGGGTCCAGAAGTAGGCAAGGGGAGGCTATTAGTCAGGAGGTCCCACCAGAGTCCATCTCTACCTCCCCTTAGTACCTGCCTTTGTCCACTTGGTGTTTTGCATACTGGTGCACATGTCTGCTTCCTCAAGGTCAGTAAGAGCAGTACATACAACATTGTCCCAGGCCCAGCATAGAGCCATGCAAGCAAGAATTCTTAGTCTACAGGAAGAGGATCACTGAATACATGGTAGAACAAATGGACCTGTaattcagagagaaagaaaaagagtgtggattgaaattaaaaggataagaagaaaactagaaagtGGGAAGACATAAGAATGGAGGGGAGTGTTAGAAGAGGAGGGTTAGGCCCTTGATGGGATTTCAATGTCTACCGAGGAGCTGCCTTATGGGCTTGGTCTTATCCAATCCTCTGTCCAGCTTTTAGAGGTAGTTACTCCATCCTCATGGAAACCTGAAAAATAGCCTTACCAAAGTCACATAGCTATTGAGTGCCAGAGCCCTGTCCCTGCCCCAGGGTTCCTCTGTTGTTAAGCTCTTGTTTGTTGTTCCTTTTCCCGTTATTAGGGGATAGTGGTAAAGGCAAAGGAGGCAAGAAAAAGGGCTCATCCTTCCAGACCGTGTCTGCTCTCCACCGGGTAAGAAGGGCCCAGGGATTCCTGAGGACCTGTGGTGGGGAAGCCCTAGGCCTGGATCTGCATTGCCCTCTCCTGCTGCTCTGAGGTTGAGGAGGAAAGAGGCCAAAGTCATGTGGTAATTTTTAGCATGTAAATTCTAGACAAGCCTGAACTCACATCATGAATTAGTTGTCAACCCCCTGTCCCATGGCTCCCATAAGTTCTGGTGACAGGGTGCCTGGGACCAGGGCTCAGGGACCTAAAAGCAGGCCCTTGTGGTTCCTAACTCTCCATCTTCATCCACCCCAGGAAAATCTGAATAAGCTGATGACCAACCTGAGGTCCACCCATCCTCACTTTGTGCGCTGCATCATCCCCAATGAACGAAAGGCTCCAGGTGAGCCCCGGGGAAGGCTTAAGTCTGGGGAGGATGCCTGACATCCACTTACCCTGAGAATgaccccttctcctcccctcctgccaCAGGGGTGATGGACAACCCCCTGGTTATGCACCAGCTGCGCTGCAACGGCGTGCTGGAGGGCATCCGCATCTGCAGGAAGGGCTTCCCCAACCGCATCCTCTATGGGGACTTCCGGCAGAGGTGGGTACGGGTGTGCCCCGGAGTGCACGGAGCAGAGGAGCAGTAGTCTGCAGACAGCCCTGGAATTCTGTATGCAGAGCATAATCCATGCACAATGCAAGTGACCCCAGCACTCCCTTCCCCAGGTATCGCATCCTGAACCCGGCGGCCATCCCTGAGGGACAGTTTATTGACAGCAGGAAAGGGGCAGAGAAACTGCTGAGCTCTCTGGACATTGACCACAACCAGTACAAGTTTGGCCACACCAAGGTGAGTCTAGAGCCCTGCTAGGTGGTTGCAAGGCAGGTGGCTATGATGGGTAAAGCTGCAGGAGGCAGATCCCCAATTCCTGGCTTCCTTGTTAGCCCAAGAGCTGAAACCCAGGCTTCAGTTCTCTCTTGTGTTTTGCATTTGCAGTCTTGGGTTTAGGATGTGGAGTGATGGGTCCTCTGGGAACTCATCCAGGGTCCTCTcacctctttctccaccccagttgtCTCAGATCTGAGGCTGAGGCCTCCTTGGTTCTAACCCCTGTCCACAGGTGTTCTTCAAAGCCGGGCTTCTGGGGCTGCTGGAAGAGATGCGAGATGAGAGGCTAAGCCGCATCATCACACGCATCCAGGCCCAGTCCCGGGGCCAGCTCATGCGCATTGAGTTCAAGAAGATCGTGGAGCGCAGGTAaggcaggagggaaaggggaaggcaCCCCAGAGATGCAAGAGGCAGACAAGAGGTACCAACTAGTATGGTTCAGAAGATTGGGCTGCACATCCTGGCTTTGCCACTTACTTGCTGGCCTGAAAAAGTTATTTCTTACCACTCTGGGtctcatttggatttttttttaaataaaaatactccaAAGAAATACCATTTTAAAACACCAGATCAACCAAAATTATGAATGCTGACCCACTGTGAACAAATGTGTAAAGTAGTACAACCTCTTTGGAAAGCGATTTatcattatcatttaaaaatgaacagtCACAAACTTTTAAATTCCCATCCTGAGTACTTTTCCACAGAGAAGCTACACATGtgcaccatgaaaaaaaaaaaaaaagaatcttcatAGGAACATTGGTCAGAAATCTAGAAACAATCTgaatttccatgttttttttttatccaaaggCGAATAGATAAATAGTATTATAACCATTCAGTGGAATATTACAAAGCAATAAAAAGAGTGAACTACAACTATATAGTACCATGTGTTGAACCTTAAAGTgtattgttggtttttttgttttggttttgatacTAGGGACACTTTGGTACCCAGGGAAACTTAATCACTGATTTTTATTGAGCAACTCCATACTCAGTGTAGTGATGTTGGGTTGGGAGTACACGTAGGGAGTAAGGCTACAAGAAGGGCTCCTGCCTCTGATGCCTACAAACTTGCTTAAATGGGAGGAAGGCCAAGTGCGGTTGGCTCCATGATTGGGAAGTGCTCCTTCATGGGGTTCCTCCCTACCTCCATGTTTCCTTGTCAGGGATGCCCTGCTGGTAATCCAGTGGAACATTCGGGCCTTCATGGGAGTCAAGAATTGGCCGTGGATGAAGCTCTACTTCAAGATCAAGCCACTGCTGAAGAGcgcagagacagagaaggagatgGCCAACATGAAGGAGGAGTTCGGGCGCATCAAAGAGTCACTGGAGAAGTCTGAGGCTCGCCGCAAGGAGCTGGAGGAGAAGATGGTGTCCCTGCTACAGGAAAAGAATGACCTGCAGCTTCAAGTGCAGGCAGTAAGTCCATGTGATTACCTGCgcatctctccctttctctcacccGGATCATAATCCTTTTTATCACAAGGGACCCCAAGTCTAAGAGCTCAGCTCTCCTTAGACCCTGCATATCTCCTCTCTTAAGCACCAGTTTCTTCCCTGTCCTCTTCTCCTAGGAACAAGACAACCTCAATGATGCAGAGGAGCGCTGCGACCAGCTGATCAAGAACAAGATCCAGCTGGAGGCCAAGGTGAAGGAGATGACCGAGAGgctggaggatgaggaggagatgaATGCTGAGCTCACTGCCAAGAAGCGCAAGCTGGAAGATGAGTGCTCAGAGCTCAAGAAGGACATTGATGACTTGGAGCTGACACTGGCCAAGGTGGAGAAGGAGAAGCACGCAACAGAGAACAAGGTGAGGGCAGCTCCCTCTGACTCCAGCCCAGGTCTCCTCAGGATTCCCAGGCCAGCATATCGTCCTGGTCCTTAACATGGAGGTCCCCAGAGATGTCTCCAGACCAGTGACCTTTGACCTTAAGCTGGGATGATTTCGGATTGACAGGTGAAGAACCTGACAGAGGAGATGGCTGGGCTGGATGAGATCATTGCCAAACTGACCAAGGAGAAGAAAGCTCTGCAAGAGGCCCACCAGCAGGCCCTGGATGACCTTCAGGCTGAGGAGGACAAGGTCAACACCCTCACCAAGTCTAAGATGAAGCTGGAGCAGCAGGTGGATGATGTGAGTAGAAAGAATCATGTTCTGTCTCTCTCAGGTCCAGATTTTGCAGTCAACACCAATGGTCAAGGGGGATTCCTGATCCCTAGACCTAAGTTCTATGGCCCCTGGAGATTTTTTTTGCTCTCTTCATTGGGCTAGGTCTCTGAATCCTGTGGGCTCTCAAGATTTCTCTGCTGATTTGACTTCCAATCCCACTGGACTTCACGTTTAAGTAAAAGCAGATGAACACAT from Ictidomys tridecemlineatus isolate mIctTri1 chromosome 5, mIctTri1.hap1, whole genome shotgun sequence includes:
- the LOC101976892 gene encoding myosin-6, whose translation is MTDSQMADFGAAAQYLRKSEKERLESQTRPFDIRTECFVPDDKEEFVKAKIVSREGGKVTAETENGKTVTVKEDQVMQQNPPKFDKIEDMAMLTFLHEPAVLYNLKERYAAWMIYTYSGLFCVTVNPYKWLPVYNAEVVAAYRGKKRSEAPPHIFSISDNAYQYMLTDRENQSILITGESGAGKTVNTKRVIQYFASIAAIGDRGKKDNPNANKGTLEDQIIQANPALEAFGNAKTVRNDNSSRFGKFIRIHFGATGKLASADIETYLLEKSRVIFQLKSERNYHIFYQILSNKKPELLDMMLVTNNPYDYAFVSQGEVSVASIDDSEELMATDSAFDVLGFTPEEKAGVYKLTGAIMHYGNMKFKQKQREEQAEPDGTEDADKSSYLMGLNSADLLKGLCHPRVKVGNEYVTKGQSVQQVYYSIGALAKSVYEKMFNWMVTRINATLETKQPRQYFIGVLDIAGFEIFDFNSFEQLCINFTNEKLQQFFNHHMFVLEQEEYKKEGIEWEFIDFGMDLQACIDLIEKPMGIMSILEEECMFPKATDMTFKAKLYDNHLGKSNNFQKPRNIKGKQEAHFSLVHYAGTVDYNILGWLEKNKDPLNETVVGLYQKSSLKLMATLFSSYAAVDIGDSGKGKGGKKKGSSFQTVSALHRENLNKLMTNLRSTHPHFVRCIIPNERKAPGVMDNPLVMHQLRCNGVLEGIRICRKGFPNRILYGDFRQRYRILNPAAIPEGQFIDSRKGAEKLLSSLDIDHNQYKFGHTKVFFKAGLLGLLEEMRDERLSRIITRIQAQSRGQLMRIEFKKIVERRDALLVIQWNIRAFMGVKNWPWMKLYFKIKPLLKSAETEKEMANMKEEFGRIKESLEKSEARRKELEEKMVSLLQEKNDLQLQVQAEQDNLNDAEERCDQLIKNKIQLEAKVKEMTERLEDEEEMNAELTAKKRKLEDECSELKKDIDDLELTLAKVEKEKHATENKVKNLTEEMAGLDEIIAKLTKEKKALQEAHQQALDDLQAEEDKVNTLTKSKMKLEQQVDDLEGSLEQEKKVRMDLERAKRKLEGDLKLTQESIMDLENDKLQLEEKLKKKEFDINQQNSKIEDEQALALQLQKKLKENQARIEELEEELEAERTARAKVEKLRSDLSRELEEISERLEEAGGATSVQIEMNKKREAEFQKMRRDLEEATLQHEATAAALRKKHADSVAELGEQIDNLQRVKQKLEKEKSEFKLELDDVTSNMEQIIKAKANLEKVSRTLEDQASEYRMKLEEAQRSLNDFTTQRAKLQTENGELARQLEEKEALISQLTRGKLSYTQQMEDLKRQLEEEGKAKNALAHALQSARHDCDLLREQYEEEMEAKAELQRVLSKANSEVAQWRTKYETDAIQRTEELEEAKKKLAQRLQDAEEAVEAVNAKCSSLEKTKHRLQNEIEDLMVDVERSNAAAAALDKKQRNFDKILAEWKQKYEESQSELESSQKEARSLSTELFKLKNAYEESLEHLETFKRENKNLQEEISDLTEQLGEGGKNVHELEKVRKQLEVEKLELQSALEEAEASLEHEEGKILRAQLEFNQIKAEIERKLAEKDEEMEQAKRNHLRVVDSLQTSLDAETRSRNEALRVKKKMEGDLNEMEIQLSHANRMAAEAQKQVKSLQSLLKDTQIQLDDAVRANDDLKENIAIVERRNTLLQAELEELRAVVEQTERSRKLAEQELIETSERVQLLHSQNTSLINQKKKMESDLTQLQTEVEEAVQECRNAEEKAKKAITDAAMMAEELKKEQDTSAHLERMKKNMEQTIKDLQHRLDEAEQIALKGGKKQLQKLEARVRELENELEAEQKRNAESVKGMRKSERRIKELTYQTEEDKKNLLRLQDLVDKLQLKVKAYKRQAEEAEEQANTNLSKFRKVQHELDEAEERADIAESQVNKLRAKSRDIGAKQKMHDEE